ATACCACCCTGAGTATCAGTACCAGCAGAGGGAAAAAATTTGAGGGATCGACCTTTAAAATGACTACTATTGGAAACAAAGTGGACCTCTAACCTTAATCGGATTATTAACTTAACCAAGAATTTAACACCATAAGAAATGCTACAAAATAAAACACTTTTAATAACGGGAGGGACAGGCTCTTTTGGAAACGCTGTTCTAAACCGTTTTCTTCATACCGACCATTTTTCAGAAATCCGGATCTTTTCAAGAGATGAAAAGAAACAGGATGACATGCGTAATTCATTAAAAAACGATAAGGTAAAGTATTACATCGGTGATGTTAGAGATCTGAGTAGCATTAATAAAGCAATGCAGGGTGTGGATTATGTATTTCATGCAGCAGCATTAAAGCAAGTCCCTTCCTGCGAATTTTTTCCTTTGGAAGCTACCCGTACCAACGTATTTGGAACTCAGAACGTAATTGACGCTGCGGTAGCAAATAAGGTCACTAAAGTGATCTGTTTAAGCACAGACAAAGCGGCTTACCCTATTAATGCAATGGGGATCTCAAAAGCTTTAATGGAAAAGGTAGCAATTGCCGCTTCCAGAAATTTGAAGGATACTACTGTTTGTCTAACCAGATATGGTAATGTAATGGCATCAAGAGGATCGGTTATTCCCTTATTTTTAAAACAGATACAATCAGGCGGTGCTTTAACGATTACAGATCCTAATATGACCCGTTTTTTAATGTCATTGGAAGATGCTGTTGATTTGGTATTATTCGCTTTTGAACATGGAAATCCAGGTGATTTGTTCGTAAATAAGGCCCCTGCAGGCACAATTGGAGATCTAGCTCAGGCCTTAAAAGAGTTGTGTAAAGCTGATAATGAAATTAAAATTATTGGCACGCGCCATGGTGAAAAATTATATGAAACGCTGTGTACCCGTGAGGAGATGTTAAAGGCGGAAGATATGGGCGAATTTTATCGTGTTCCGGCGGATAACCGGGATTTAAATTATGCGCAGTATTTTTCTGAAGGAGAAACAGACATCTCTAAAATTGAAGATTATCACTCTCATAACACAGAACAACTTGGTGTAGAAGGGATGAAAAAATTAGTCTCAAACCTCCCGCTTATCAAAAAAGAAGTATTTGGAGACCTTACTGCAGTTCAATACCCAGGATAAGAATCAGTTTATGAATGAAAAACCAGGTCTTATTGTAGGGGGAAATCATGTTGATCACCGCGGTGCCCTTTCTTTTGCGAATGATTTCCATATGGATGAAGTCAAAAGATTCTATACAATAGGTCATCCGGATACAGCAACTGTGCGGGCATGGCAGGGACATAAAAAAGAAAAAAAATGGTTTTATGTCGTATCGGGAAGCTTCCATATTCTGGTCGTAAAACCTGATGATTGGAAAACGCCTTCCCTGGACCTTGATCCGGATAAATTTTTGCTGAATGAGCAGAGCAGCGAGGTCCTGTATGTACCGGCAGGATATGCTACCGGATTAAAAGCGGCTGAAATAAATTCTAAAATCATCGTATTTTCGGACTTTACTGTAGAACAATCTTCTAATGATAACTATCGCTTTGACCCGGAGCTGTGGTGCGATTGGAATAAAATATAAATTATGATAAGAATAGGTATAACTGGTCAGGATGGATTTGTTGGTCAACATTTGTATAATACTGTTGGCCTTTTTCCTGAGGAATTTGAGCGCATCGATTTTAAGCGTGGCTTTTTCGAAGATCAGGAGGCATTAAATGATTTTGTAGCCAAGTGTGATGTAATCGTCCATCTGGCAGCCATGAACAGGCACCCTGATCCGCAGGTGATCTACGATGTGAACGTTGGTCTGGTGAAAAAACTGGTGGAGGCCCTGGAGTCGACAAACAGTGAAGCTCATGTTTTATTTTCATCTTCCTCTCAGGAGGAGCGTGATAACCTATATGGCAAAAGTAAAAAGGAAGGCCGGGAACTTCTTGCCGGCTGGGCAGAAAAATCAAAAGGCAGGTTTACCGGATTGGTTATCCCGAATGTGTTTGGCCCCTTTGGCGTCCCTTTTTATAATTCTTTTATTTCCACTTTTTGTCATCAGCTCACTCATAATGAGCAGCCTTCAATAGAAGTAGACGGAGAAGTGAAGCTGATTTACGTTGGTGATCTTGTGCAGGTGATCCTGTCTGAGATCAAATCATTTTCAGGCCAGTCGCTACTTACGGTAGCACATACAGATGTCATGAAGGTATCGGAGATCTTAACCCTCCTGGAAAGTTATAAGGTTAACTATCTGGATGCTGGTATCATCCCGGAATTGAACAATAAATTTGAACTCAATTTATTCAATACTTTCAGGTGCTTTATGAACCATGAAAAGCATTATCCGGTTAAATTTATTAAACACACGGACCCAAGAGGGGCTTTTGTCGAAGTTATCCGGTTAAATATTGGCGGGCAGGTATCTTTCTCGACCACAGTTCCCGGAATTACGAGAGGAAACCATTACCATACCCGAAAGATTGAGCGTTTTGCGGTAATCAAAGGCAAAGCTTTAATACAATTGCGTAGAATTGGAAGCGATGAAGTGCTGAATTTTTACTTGGATGGAGAAGAGCCTTCCTATGTTGATATGCCGATTTGGTATACGCATAATATAAAGAATATTGGTGAAGAGGAATTATATACGAACTTTTGGATCAATGAATTTTTCGACCCAAAAGATCCTGACACCTATTTTGAAAATGTATAATTTAATTAAATATTGCTAATCAGTAATACAAACAGATGAAATCAAAACTAAAAGTAATGACCGTGGTGGGGACCAGGCCGGAAATTATAAGATTAGCCAGGGTAATGGCGGCTCTGGATGCTTCCGAAGCTATTGAACATATTATTGTCCATACCGGTCAGAACTATGATTACGAACTGAATCAGATTTTTTTCGATGATTTGGCAATCCGGAAACCGGACCATTTCCTAAATGCTGCCGGAGCAACGGCAATTGAAACTGTCGGACAGATTCTAATTAAGATAGAACCTTTACTCATTAGTGAAAATCCTGATGCCTTTTTGGTTCTGGGTGATACCAATAGCTGCCTGTGTGCAATCCCTGCTAAGAAACGTCATATTCCAATATTCCATATGGAAGCAGGAAACCGTTGTTTTGATCAGCGTGTTCCAGAAGAGACCAACAGAAAAATTGTTGATCATGTATCTGATGTAAACCTGACTTATAGTGACATCGCCCGTGAATACCTATTGAGAGAAGGATTACCAGCAGACAGGATTATCAAGACCGGATCACCGATGTTTGAAGTCTTGAATCATTACCTTCCTCAGATAGAGAGTTCGGATATATTAACCCGTCTGAACCTGGAGGAACATAAATATTTTGTGGTTTCCTCTCATAGAGAAGAAAATATCAGCAGCGAGAAAAATTTCCTAGGTTTGATGAATAGCTTAAATCTGATTGCCGAAAAATATGGATATCCGATTATTGTAAGCACGCATCCGAGAACCAGAAATATGATTGATGCTAAGAAAATCACCATGAGGCCGGAAATACAATTCCTTAAACCGATGGGATTTAATGACTATAATGCATTGCAGATGAAATCGTACGCGGTATTGTCTGATAGCGGAACCATCTCTGAGGAATCCTCAACATTGAATTTCCCGGCATTAAACCTTAGAGATGCACATGAACGTCCGGAAGCGATGGAAGAAGCCTCTGTGATGATGGTGGGAATGAATCCTGAGCGAATTATGCAAGGGTTGGTACAGCTACAGTATCAAAAGAGAGGAGCCGAGAGAAACTTCAGAAAGGTTGCGGATTATTCAATGCCTAATGTTTCAGATAAAGTAGTCAGGATAATTATAAGTTATGTAGATTATATCAAGAGGGTTGTCTGGAGCGAGAATGGTAAATAAGGGGAAACTTTGGGTCGTATCTGAGTTGTTTTTTCCGGAAGAGACGTCTACTGCTTATATCATGACTAAAATAGCGGAGACACTTACCCGTGAAAAAAAGGTACATGTGATATGCGGAGACTCTTCCTATCAGAATTCCAATCTGAAAACGGAGGCCAGAGCAGATCATGATCAATTTGAGGTCACCAGAGTGAAATCCCTGTCCTTAAACAAGGACCGGTTATTACAACGGATTCTGCGCTTAATTTTGTTGAGTATACAGTTGTCCTATAAACTGCTGACTAAGTCTGCAAAAGGGGATGAGGTCCTGATCGTTACCAATCCGGCCCCACTGGTCTTGCTGATCGTCCTGGTTTGTAAAATTAAGCGAATGAAATGTTATGCCGTTGTTCATGATGTTTTTCCGGAAAACCTGGTCGCAGCGAAATTAATTAAGCCTGACGGACTGGTGTATTCCTGTTTGAAATCTTTATTTGACGGAGCGTATAGTAAAATGTACAGCCTCTTTGTGATAGGTAGGGATATGAAAATTGTTTTTGAGCATAAACTGGAGCGATTTAAAACTAAACCTACCATCAATATTGTCGAGAACTGGGCAGAAACAGTGGCCATCCATCCCGATAAGGAGGAAGGGGACCTGTTTTTAAAAGAACATGGGATAAAAGATAAGATTGTCTTTCAATTTGCCGGTAATATGGGAAGGGTGCAGGGCTTACTGGAACTTTGTGAGGTAGCAGCCCAGGTTAAAAATCCCCTGGTCCATTTTATGTTTATTGGAGACGGGGCAGTAAAAGAGGATATGAAAGAATTTGTCAGTAAAAAGGGGATGGATAATGTGAGTTTTATCAATCCCATGCCCAGAAACATGCAAAACAAATTCTTAAATGCAGCTAATGTGGGAATTGTCTCACTTCAAAGTGGGATGACTGGTTTGGGGGTACCTTCCAAATCTTACAATATTCTTTCTGCCGGAAACCCGATATTGTTTATAGGAAGTAATGATAGTGAGATTGCGCAAATGATTAATGAAAACAACGTTGGCTGGTGCTTCAATATTCAGGATATGGATAAACTGGTTTCTTTTCTTAACGGATTGTCTGTAAAAGATATTGACGATATTAGCAACAAGGGCACGCGGGCGAGAGATTTAGCAGTCAATAGATATTCGGAAGAAATTATAATGGACAAATACTTAAAACTTGTTGTAAATGGGAACTAAAGTATTGGTAACCGGGGCAAGCGGGTTTCTTGGCCGAATTATTACAGATGTCTTAACTCAGGAAGGCCAAAGTATTGTAGGATTGGATATCCTGGGACAGGAGCTGAATATTGACATTACTAAAAGTTTCTCGTTAAATCCGGATCTGGACCTTGATATCGTTGTTCATGCGGCAGGGAAGGCACATTCAGTACCACGTAATGAGGCTCAAAAAAAGGAGTTTTATGACGTGAATTTTGAAGGGACAAAAAATTTATGTCTGGCACTGGAGCGTCTGGCAGTTATGCCAAAGTCATTCCTGTTTATCAGTACAGTTGCTGTTTACGGACTGGATTCCGGAGAGATGATTCCTGAAGATCATCCGCTGAATGGTAAAACCCCATATGCAAAATCAAAAATTCTTGCTGAACAATGGTTAAAAGACTGGGCAGAAAGAAATCATGTTGTTTTAGGAGTGCTTCGATTGCCATTAATTGCCGGACCTAATCCTCCGGGGAACTTAGGTGCAATGATCAGGGGCATTCGTACCGGGCGTTATTTAAGTATCGGAAAGGCCGATGCCCGCAAAAGCGTAGTATGGCAATACGATATTCCTCATGTTATGCCTGCTTTGGCAAATATAGGTGGAACTTATAACCTGACTGACGGTTACAACCCTAGTTTTGCAGAACTCGAAGCCGCAATGGCTACCACATTAAAAAGGAAACTACCGATGAAAATCCCTCTTTTTATAGCTAAAATACTGGGATTGGCTGGTGATCTTTTAGGTGACTTTTCTCCAATTAATACAGATAAAATAAATAAAATAACTTCAACATTAACATTTGACGATGTAAAAGCCAGGACTTCTTTAGGATGGAAGCCATCTTCTGTGCTGGAAAGATTGACTAAGACCTTATGATATATTTGATTCTAACCATTGTTTACTTTGCAGTCATGTTATTGTACTTCCGCATTGCGGACCGCTACAATATAATTGACCGTCCAAATGAAAGAAGCTCTCATACTGAAGTCACGATTCGGGGAGGAGGGATCATCTTTCTTTTTGCGGCATTAACGGTTCTGATGCTTCATCCTGAATTCTGGATGCCTGTGCTTGGATTGTTCATTATTGGAACGATTAGTTTTATTGATGACCGGATTACCCTTTCCGGTAAAGTCCGGATTATATTTCACCTTGCGGCAGTGACCTTAATGTTTCTTTTTCTAGGCACTTTTCCGGCTTTCCCCTGGTGGATCTCGATAGCCCTATACATTTTGGTTATCGGAATTATTAACGCCTATAATTTTATGGATGGCATCAATGGCATTACCGGACTTTATAGCCTGGTAGTGCTTGGCGGACTTCAGTATGTAAATTATCACATTACGGAATTCATTGAGCCAGATATGATCTGGTTTCCCATATTGGCCTGCATTGTTTTTCTGTTTTTTAACTTCAGGAAAAGAGCCAGGTGTTTTGCCGGGGATGTTGGAAGCGTTACCATTGCCTTTTGGATCATTTTTCTGCTGTTAAAGCTGATGACTGTTTCAGGAAATTATGCCTATATCCTGTTTTTAGGAGTATATGGGGTAGATGCAGTCCTGACTATTATTCACAGGTTAGGGTTAAAGCAGAATATTTTTGACGCGCATCGTCTTCATTTCTATCAAATTCTGGCCAATGAACAGAAATGGTCCCATTTACTGGTCTCTACGCTCTATGCATTGGTGCAATTAGGCATTATTGTTGCTGTTGTATTTTTGCCTCTCAGTTTTGTTTCGGTGT
This region of Pedobacter steynii genomic DNA includes:
- a CDS encoding polysaccharide biosynthesis protein — its product is MLQNKTLLITGGTGSFGNAVLNRFLHTDHFSEIRIFSRDEKKQDDMRNSLKNDKVKYYIGDVRDLSSINKAMQGVDYVFHAAALKQVPSCEFFPLEATRTNVFGTQNVIDAAVANKVTKVICLSTDKAAYPINAMGISKALMEKVAIAASRNLKDTTVCLTRYGNVMASRGSVIPLFLKQIQSGGALTITDPNMTRFLMSLEDAVDLVLFAFEHGNPGDLFVNKAPAGTIGDLAQALKELCKADNEIKIIGTRHGEKLYETLCTREEMLKAEDMGEFYRVPADNRDLNYAQYFSEGETDISKIEDYHSHNTEQLGVEGMKKLVSNLPLIKKEVFGDLTAVQYPG
- a CDS encoding WxcM-like domain-containing protein, with amino-acid sequence METLLQFNTQDKNQFMNEKPGLIVGGNHVDHRGALSFANDFHMDEVKRFYTIGHPDTATVRAWQGHKKEKKWFYVVSGSFHILVVKPDDWKTPSLDLDPDKFLLNEQSSEVLYVPAGYATGLKAAEINSKIIVFSDFTVEQSSNDNYRFDPELWCDWNKI
- a CDS encoding NAD-dependent epimerase/dehydratase family protein, which encodes MIRIGITGQDGFVGQHLYNTVGLFPEEFERIDFKRGFFEDQEALNDFVAKCDVIVHLAAMNRHPDPQVIYDVNVGLVKKLVEALESTNSEAHVLFSSSSQEERDNLYGKSKKEGRELLAGWAEKSKGRFTGLVIPNVFGPFGVPFYNSFISTFCHQLTHNEQPSIEVDGEVKLIYVGDLVQVILSEIKSFSGQSLLTVAHTDVMKVSEILTLLESYKVNYLDAGIIPELNNKFELNLFNTFRCFMNHEKHYPVKFIKHTDPRGAFVEVIRLNIGGQVSFSTTVPGITRGNHYHTRKIERFAVIKGKALIQLRRIGSDEVLNFYLDGEEPSYVDMPIWYTHNIKNIGEEELYTNFWINEFFDPKDPDTYFENV
- the wecB gene encoding non-hydrolyzing UDP-N-acetylglucosamine 2-epimerase yields the protein MKSKLKVMTVVGTRPEIIRLARVMAALDASEAIEHIIVHTGQNYDYELNQIFFDDLAIRKPDHFLNAAGATAIETVGQILIKIEPLLISENPDAFLVLGDTNSCLCAIPAKKRHIPIFHMEAGNRCFDQRVPEETNRKIVDHVSDVNLTYSDIAREYLLREGLPADRIIKTGSPMFEVLNHYLPQIESSDILTRLNLEEHKYFVVSSHREENISSEKNFLGLMNSLNLIAEKYGYPIIVSTHPRTRNMIDAKKITMRPEIQFLKPMGFNDYNALQMKSYAVLSDSGTISEESSTLNFPALNLRDAHERPEAMEEASVMMVGMNPERIMQGLVQLQYQKRGAERNFRKVADYSMPNVSDKVVRIIISYVDYIKRVVWSENGK
- a CDS encoding glycosyltransferase family 4 protein, producing MSGARMVNKGKLWVVSELFFPEETSTAYIMTKIAETLTREKKVHVICGDSSYQNSNLKTEARADHDQFEVTRVKSLSLNKDRLLQRILRLILLSIQLSYKLLTKSAKGDEVLIVTNPAPLVLLIVLVCKIKRMKCYAVVHDVFPENLVAAKLIKPDGLVYSCLKSLFDGAYSKMYSLFVIGRDMKIVFEHKLERFKTKPTINIVENWAETVAIHPDKEEGDLFLKEHGIKDKIVFQFAGNMGRVQGLLELCEVAAQVKNPLVHFMFIGDGAVKEDMKEFVSKKGMDNVSFINPMPRNMQNKFLNAANVGIVSLQSGMTGLGVPSKSYNILSAGNPILFIGSNDSEIAQMINENNVGWCFNIQDMDKLVSFLNGLSVKDIDDISNKGTRARDLAVNRYSEEIIMDKYLKLVVNGN
- a CDS encoding NAD-dependent epimerase/dehydratase family protein, translated to MGTKVLVTGASGFLGRIITDVLTQEGQSIVGLDILGQELNIDITKSFSLNPDLDLDIVVHAAGKAHSVPRNEAQKKEFYDVNFEGTKNLCLALERLAVMPKSFLFISTVAVYGLDSGEMIPEDHPLNGKTPYAKSKILAEQWLKDWAERNHVVLGVLRLPLIAGPNPPGNLGAMIRGIRTGRYLSIGKADARKSVVWQYDIPHVMPALANIGGTYNLTDGYNPSFAELEAAMATTLKRKLPMKIPLFIAKILGLAGDLLGDFSPINTDKINKITSTLTFDDVKARTSLGWKPSSVLERLTKTL
- a CDS encoding MraY family glycosyltransferase gives rise to the protein MIYLILTIVYFAVMLLYFRIADRYNIIDRPNERSSHTEVTIRGGGIIFLFAALTVLMLHPEFWMPVLGLFIIGTISFIDDRITLSGKVRIIFHLAAVTLMFLFLGTFPAFPWWISIALYILVIGIINAYNFMDGINGITGLYSLVVLGGLQYVNYHITEFIEPDMIWFPILACIVFLFFNFRKRARCFAGDVGSVTIAFWIIFLLLKLMTVSGNYAYILFLGVYGVDAVLTIIHRLGLKQNIFDAHRLHFYQILANEQKWSHLLVSTLYALVQLGIIVAVVFLPLSFVSVFFITICPLVAIYVLIKPRIMTQK